A single genomic interval of Stenotrophomonas sp. ZAC14D1_NAIMI4_1 harbors:
- a CDS encoding DUF3857 domain-containing protein, with protein MFRPVPCALALACLLAASPALAGASAAAPTPAPPSVGSDAEASNNFSFVRYRADYVVRPDAGNVQTETYEILLKTKAAVEQFSQVRLSYSEKMETLDVVSAYTLTADGQRRDVPADRIYTQESYSSAAAAMYADRKVRVIVFPNLAPGTRLVYQVRRTQQTPYFPGYFGLWETFNVFTQYDDAEVTLSAPASLPMHVDSRGVQGSDTPTVKDGQAQWRWRYQRRDPMQAQNWAAAVWEFGPNIMASTYRDWAQVGRAYQVKAGQAAQVTPQIQALADEVTAGLVDRKAQADALYRWVAQNIRYVAVYLGNGGLEPNSAQSILDNHYGDCKDHVVILEALLAAKGIASSPVLIGAGGGPTLPKIPVLGRFNHAITYVPEFDLYLDSTSAWARFGQLPDGDLGAPVLRTRDATLARTPDNDPQRNATAMDVRFTFDAQGNLRGETVPQLSDNAEIGMRAQFAQLNTQNRARAEESIMAASGFDGRGQLQLLGVPVDLTHPFGYRMAFQAEDYVDFSVAGGMAVPDPPGGESVRGLYATASAPANETPFYCNASLREETYRLQFPGSVPIIAIPQSQHFSNAAGDYRVDWTRQGQEVVVHHRLQQNAVRGADALCQPEDYPAFRALYREVRRGFRGQVLYGRLPGAAG; from the coding sequence ATTTTCCGACCCGTTCCCTGCGCGCTGGCGCTGGCCTGTCTGCTTGCCGCCAGCCCGGCCCTGGCCGGGGCGTCGGCCGCGGCGCCGACACCGGCGCCGCCGTCGGTCGGCAGCGATGCCGAGGCCAGCAACAATTTCAGTTTTGTCCGCTACCGTGCGGATTACGTGGTACGGCCGGATGCCGGCAACGTGCAGACCGAAACCTACGAGATCCTGCTCAAGACCAAGGCGGCGGTGGAACAGTTCAGCCAGGTGCGGCTGAGCTACAGCGAGAAGATGGAGACCCTGGACGTGGTCAGCGCCTATACGCTGACCGCCGACGGCCAGCGCCGCGACGTGCCGGCCGACCGCATCTACACCCAGGAAAGCTATTCCAGCGCAGCCGCGGCCATGTATGCCGACCGCAAGGTGCGGGTGATCGTGTTTCCGAACCTGGCGCCGGGCACCCGCCTGGTCTACCAGGTGCGCCGCACCCAGCAGACCCCATATTTCCCCGGCTACTTCGGCCTGTGGGAAACCTTCAACGTGTTCACCCAGTACGACGATGCCGAAGTGACCCTGAGCGCGCCGGCCAGCCTGCCCATGCATGTGGACAGCCGGGGCGTGCAGGGCAGCGATACGCCGACGGTGAAGGACGGCCAGGCGCAGTGGCGCTGGCGCTACCAGCGCCGCGACCCGATGCAGGCGCAGAACTGGGCGGCGGCGGTATGGGAGTTCGGCCCGAACATCATGGCCAGCACGTACCGAGACTGGGCCCAGGTCGGGCGCGCCTACCAGGTCAAGGCCGGCCAGGCCGCGCAGGTGACCCCGCAGATCCAGGCACTGGCCGATGAGGTGACCGCCGGCCTGGTCGACCGCAAGGCACAGGCCGACGCGCTCTATCGCTGGGTGGCGCAGAACATCCGCTACGTGGCCGTGTACCTGGGCAACGGCGGGCTGGAGCCGAACAGCGCGCAGAGCATCCTCGACAACCACTATGGCGACTGCAAGGACCATGTGGTGATCCTCGAAGCGCTGCTGGCAGCCAAGGGCATCGCCAGTTCGCCGGTGCTGATCGGTGCCGGGGGTGGCCCGACGCTGCCGAAGATCCCGGTGCTGGGCCGGTTCAACCACGCCATCACCTATGTGCCCGAGTTCGATCTGTACCTGGATTCGACCAGTGCTTGGGCGCGCTTCGGCCAGCTGCCCGATGGCGACCTGGGGGCGCCGGTGCTGCGCACCCGTGATGCCACCCTGGCGCGCACGCCGGACAACGATCCGCAGCGCAATGCCACGGCGATGGACGTGCGCTTCACCTTTGATGCGCAGGGCAACCTGCGCGGTGAGACGGTGCCGCAGCTGAGCGACAATGCCGAGATCGGCATGCGCGCGCAGTTCGCCCAGCTCAACACGCAGAACCGGGCACGTGCCGAAGAGTCGATCATGGCCGCCTCCGGTTTCGACGGGCGCGGCCAGCTGCAGCTGCTGGGCGTGCCGGTCGACCTGACCCATCCGTTCGGCTACCGCATGGCGTTCCAGGCCGAAGACTACGTGGACTTCAGCGTGGCCGGCGGGATGGCCGTGCCGGACCCGCCGGGCGGCGAATCGGTGCGCGGGCTGTACGCCACGGCGTCGGCCCCGGCCAACGAAACGCCGTTCTACTGCAACGCCAGCCTGCGCGAGGAAACCTACCGCCTGCAGTTCCCGGGCAGCGTGCCGATCATCGCAATCCCGCAGAGCCAGCATTTCAGCAATGCTGCCGGTGATTACCGGGTGGACTGGACGCGGCAAGGGCAGGAGGTGGTCGTCCATCACCGCCTGCAGCAGAACGCCGTGCGGGGTGCCGATGCGCTGTGCCAGCCGGAGGATTACCCGGCCTTCCGCGCGCTGTACCGCGAGGTGCGCCGCGGGTTCCGCGGGCAGGTGCTGTACGGCAGATTGCCGGGTGCGGCCGGCTGA
- the lolA gene encoding outer membrane lipoprotein chaperone LolA: MNIRFRRFLATTTLAVACAAAGSAWAGARDDLKTFTSGLKGLDGQFSQQVFDSRGKVKESTSGRVALSAPRLFRWEYVRPHEQLIVADGKKVWMYEPDLEQATVREQGKEEQNSPLTALINPALLEQQYDLSEEAAKRDGLQWLSLSPKRDTEASFQYAALGFNAQGLAKMEITDAVGQRTVITFSGWKRNPGFAAGTFSFTPPKGTDVIGN, encoded by the coding sequence ATGAACATCCGCTTCCGTCGTTTCCTTGCCACCACCACCCTGGCCGTGGCCTGCGCCGCTGCCGGCAGCGCCTGGGCCGGCGCCCGCGATGACCTGAAGACCTTCACCAGTGGCCTGAAGGGTCTGGATGGCCAGTTCAGCCAGCAGGTGTTCGACAGCCGTGGCAAGGTGAAGGAATCGACCAGCGGCCGCGTGGCCCTGTCGGCGCCGCGCCTGTTCCGCTGGGAGTATGTGCGCCCGCATGAGCAGCTGATCGTGGCTGATGGCAAGAAGGTCTGGATGTACGAGCCGGACCTGGAGCAGGCCACCGTGCGCGAGCAGGGCAAGGAAGAGCAGAACAGCCCGCTGACCGCGCTGATCAATCCGGCGCTGCTGGAACAGCAGTACGACCTGAGTGAAGAGGCGGCCAAGCGTGACGGCCTGCAGTGGCTGTCGCTGTCGCCGAAGCGCGATACCGAAGCCAGCTTCCAGTACGCCGCGCTGGGCTTCAACGCGCAGGGCCTGGCCAAGATGGAAATCACCGATGCGGTCGGCCAGCGCACCGTCATCACCTTCAGTGGCTGGAAGCGCAACCCGGGCTTCGCCGCCGGCACCTTCAGCTTCACCCCGCCGAAGGGCACCGACGTCATCGGTAACTGA
- a CDS encoding replication-associated recombination protein A — translation MRPRTLDEMVGQKRLLAPESALRRAVESGRVHSMILWGPPGCGKTTLALLLAEYSDAEFRAISAVLSGLPEVRQVLAEAAQRFAEGRRTVLFVDEVHRFNKAQQDAFLPHIERGTILFVGATTENPSFELNSALLSRCRVHVLEGVSPTDIVEALERALGDRERGLGEEHIEVAPELLLEIATAADGDVRRALTLLEIAAELAGGEGGRITPQTLTQVLADRTRRFDKGGEQFYDQISALHKSVRSSNPDAALYWLTRMLDGGCDPSYLARRLTRMAIEDIGLADPRAQSMALEAWDIYERLGSPEGELAFAQLVLYLASTAKSNAGYAAFNQAKADVRESGTEEVPLHLRNAPTKLMKELGYGAEYQYDHDAEGGIALDQTGFPDAMGERVYYNPVPRGLEIKLKEKLDRLRAEREAARAAKGR, via the coding sequence ATGCGCCCGCGCACCCTCGACGAAATGGTCGGGCAGAAGCGCCTGCTGGCGCCTGAAAGCGCGCTGCGCCGTGCGGTCGAATCGGGTCGCGTGCATTCGATGATCCTGTGGGGTCCGCCGGGCTGCGGCAAGACCACGCTGGCGCTGCTGCTGGCCGAGTATTCCGACGCCGAGTTCCGCGCCATCTCGGCCGTGCTCTCCGGCCTGCCGGAAGTACGGCAGGTGCTGGCCGAGGCCGCGCAGCGTTTCGCCGAAGGCCGGCGCACCGTGCTGTTCGTCGACGAAGTGCATCGCTTCAACAAAGCGCAGCAGGATGCGTTCCTGCCGCACATCGAGCGCGGCACCATCCTGTTCGTTGGTGCCACCACCGAAAATCCGTCGTTCGAGCTGAACTCGGCGCTGTTGTCGCGCTGCCGCGTACACGTGCTGGAAGGCGTTTCGCCCACCGACATCGTGGAGGCGCTTGAGCGTGCGCTGGGGGATCGCGAACGCGGCCTCGGCGAAGAACACATCGAGGTCGCCCCCGAGCTGCTGCTGGAGATCGCCACCGCTGCTGATGGTGATGTGCGCCGTGCGCTGACCCTGCTGGAGATCGCCGCTGAGCTGGCGGGCGGGGAGGGCGGGCGTATCACGCCGCAGACCCTGACCCAGGTGCTGGCCGACCGCACGCGCCGCTTCGACAAGGGCGGCGAACAGTTCTATGACCAGATCTCGGCGCTGCACAAATCCGTACGCAGCTCCAACCCCGATGCCGCGTTGTATTGGCTGACCCGCATGCTGGATGGTGGTTGCGATCCGTCCTACCTGGCGCGCCGGTTGACCCGCATGGCCATCGAGGATATCGGCCTGGCCGACCCGCGCGCGCAGAGCATGGCGCTGGAAGCGTGGGATATCTACGAGCGCCTGGGCAGCCCGGAAGGCGAGCTCGCCTTTGCCCAGCTGGTGCTCTATCTGGCCAGCACCGCCAAATCGAACGCCGGCTATGCCGCCTTCAACCAGGCCAAGGCTGATGTGCGCGAAAGTGGCACTGAAGAGGTGCCGCTGCACCTTCGCAACGCGCCGACCAAGCTGATGAAGGAGCTCGGATACGGGGCGGAGTACCAGTACGACCACGATGCCGAAGGTGGCATTGCGCTGGACCAGACCGGTTTCCCGGATGCGATGGGCGAGCGCGTGTACTACAACCCGGTGCCGCGCGGGCTGGAGATCAAGCTGAAGGAAAAGCTGGACCGGCTGCGTGCCGAGCGCGAAGCGGCGCGGGCCGCCAAGGGCCGCTGA
- a CDS encoding DUF805 domain-containing protein produces MDQLILPLKRYAQFEGRANRREYWMFQLFLMLVAVAISLLGGVLAIIMRGNEDALAAIVMGFMGLLSLVWLATLLPLIAVTVRRLHDCNQSGWLYLLALVPGGGLVILVFALLPGTPEENRYGPIPPEFG; encoded by the coding sequence GTGGATCAGTTGATTCTGCCGTTGAAGCGCTATGCCCAGTTCGAGGGCCGCGCCAATCGCCGCGAGTACTGGATGTTCCAGTTGTTCCTGATGCTGGTCGCCGTGGCCATCTCGCTGCTGGGGGGCGTGCTGGCCATCATCATGCGCGGCAATGAGGACGCGCTGGCCGCGATCGTCATGGGTTTCATGGGCCTGCTGAGCCTGGTGTGGCTTGCCACGCTGCTGCCGCTGATCGCCGTCACCGTGCGCCGCCTGCACGATTGCAACCAGTCGGGTTGGCTGTACCTGCTGGCCCTGGTGCCCGGTGGTGGTCTGGTCATCCTGGTGTTCGCGCTGTTGCCGGGCACGCCGGAGGAAAATCGCTACGGCCCGATACCGCCGGAGTTCGGCTGA
- a CDS encoding alpha/beta hydrolase-fold protein encodes MMFSARSFGCLAALMMGVLMVAPYAHAQQRNPQQLMGRTVLDEPASSYRFERFVINSPDQQRRWRVNVAIPAKASKTPSPVLYALDGNAVAMVLDQPLLAELAASKAPPVLVLIGYDNELRIDSPARTRDYTAWIDRADDEGGTTQAVGGGADLFLDLIERRIKPEVERRANIDTHQQSLWGHSLGGLFVLNALYTRPAAFQRYLSASPSLWWSQGAALGDPEQQFVQNVHGQSAKVWLMLGGAERVGDRGKRDMTNPRVVAHLRRIGGATPDAAMQLSSRLAKVPGLSVQYREFPGLGHGPMLPASFHAALHELYGVTDRSVDDGKAPAPANAAE; translated from the coding sequence ATGATGTTTTCCGCACGTTCCTTCGGCTGTCTGGCCGCCCTGATGATGGGGGTCTTGATGGTTGCTCCCTACGCCCACGCGCAGCAGCGCAATCCGCAGCAGCTGATGGGCCGCACCGTGCTGGACGAGCCTGCGTCCAGCTACCGCTTCGAACGTTTCGTGATCAACAGCCCCGACCAGCAGCGCCGCTGGCGGGTGAACGTGGCGATCCCGGCCAAGGCCTCGAAGACGCCGTCGCCGGTGTTGTATGCCCTGGATGGCAACGCCGTTGCCATGGTGCTGGACCAGCCGCTGCTGGCAGAGCTGGCCGCGAGCAAGGCACCGCCGGTGCTGGTGCTGATCGGCTACGACAACGAGCTGCGCATCGACTCGCCGGCGCGCACCCGCGACTACACCGCCTGGATCGACCGCGCCGATGACGAGGGTGGCACGACCCAGGCTGTCGGTGGCGGTGCGGATCTGTTCCTTGACCTGATCGAGCGCCGCATCAAGCCGGAAGTGGAGCGCCGCGCCAACATCGACACCCACCAGCAGTCGCTGTGGGGCCACTCGCTGGGTGGCCTGTTCGTGCTCAATGCGCTGTACACGCGCCCGGCTGCATTCCAGCGTTATCTGTCGGCCAGCCCGTCGCTGTGGTGGAGCCAGGGCGCCGCCCTCGGCGACCCGGAGCAGCAGTTCGTGCAGAACGTGCATGGCCAGTCCGCCAAGGTGTGGCTGATGCTGGGCGGTGCCGAGCGGGTTGGTGATCGCGGCAAGCGCGACATGACCAACCCGCGCGTGGTTGCGCATCTGCGTCGCATCGGCGGCGCCACCCCGGATGCGGCCATGCAGCTGTCCTCGCGCCTGGCCAAGGTGCCCGGCCTGAGCGTGCAGTACCGCGAATTCCCCGGCCTCGGCCATGGCCCGATGCTGCCGGCCTCGTTCCACGCCGCACTGCATGAGCTGTACGGCGTGACCGACCGCAGCGTGGATGACGGCAAGGCGCCGGCGCCCGCCAACGCTGCAGAGTGA
- a CDS encoding YncE family protein, translating to MSFRPSLRLTSLAAGLLLAVTATAQPVFDQPASATFNGTVISRGENVVPGSTAEVIGRGFVPGQQVSLVRGDSVLNAQPLVVDADGNFKTQLAIPADAVPGTHPVVVRASQPSAATVLKLRVSPQLPLSGQQQFATQSNKLVPGLYQSAYSAASNAVFVTSAVGRPPVTQSQLLKLDPKTLKVTKAITPAQVAGTTNGAVYAVYGVGVDDTNGNVWVTNTRQNSIAVYRQKDLSLVHQFPVDTVPHARDVVVDGTHGKVFASATGEDHLSVFDAKTLKELPSITLESGVDEGKFTPMSLVLDEKAGKLFTVSIGTPEAAVIDVASGEVDKVIDLGNSISASGVAFDAQQNRLYVASQGTDNLLIVDVASGKVVHDVPVGAGALNVAFDDKSGLAYVTNRGAGTVTVVDRAGKVVGNLDGGTFPNHVRADGKGSVFAVNKSRGADDAKGDRITRITPRQP from the coding sequence ATGTCGTTTCGTCCGTCCCTCCGCCTGACCTCCCTGGCCGCCGGCCTGCTGCTGGCGGTCACCGCCACCGCCCAGCCGGTGTTCGACCAGCCAGCCAGCGCCACCTTCAACGGCACGGTGATCTCGCGCGGCGAGAATGTCGTGCCGGGCAGCACCGCCGAGGTCATCGGCCGCGGTTTCGTGCCGGGCCAGCAGGTCAGCCTGGTGCGCGGTGACAGCGTGCTCAACGCGCAGCCGCTGGTGGTCGATGCCGATGGCAACTTCAAGACCCAGCTTGCCATTCCGGCCGACGCCGTCCCGGGTACCCATCCGGTGGTGGTGCGTGCCAGCCAGCCGTCGGCCGCCACGGTGCTGAAGCTGCGCGTCTCGCCGCAGCTGCCGTTGTCGGGCCAGCAGCAGTTCGCCACCCAGTCCAACAAGCTGGTGCCGGGCCTGTACCAGTCGGCCTACAGCGCGGCCAGCAATGCCGTGTTCGTCACCTCGGCCGTCGGCCGTCCGCCGGTTACCCAGTCGCAGCTGCTGAAGCTGGACCCGAAGACGCTGAAGGTGACCAAGGCGATCACCCCGGCACAGGTGGCCGGCACCACCAACGGCGCGGTGTACGCGGTCTATGGCGTGGGCGTGGATGACACCAACGGCAACGTCTGGGTGACCAATACCCGCCAGAACTCGATCGCGGTCTACCGCCAGAAGGATCTGTCGCTGGTCCACCAGTTCCCGGTCGATACCGTGCCGCACGCGCGCGACGTCGTGGTCGATGGCACCCACGGCAAGGTGTTTGCTTCGGCCACCGGCGAAGACCACCTGTCGGTGTTCGATGCCAAGACGCTGAAGGAGCTGCCGTCGATCACCCTGGAGTCGGGCGTCGACGAAGGCAAGTTCACCCCGATGAGCCTGGTGCTGGATGAAAAGGCCGGCAAGCTGTTCACCGTCAGCATCGGCACCCCCGAAGCCGCAGTGATCGACGTGGCCAGCGGCGAAGTCGACAAGGTCATCGACCTGGGCAACTCGATCAGTGCGTCGGGCGTGGCCTTCGATGCGCAGCAGAACCGTCTGTACGTCGCCTCGCAGGGCACCGACAACCTGCTGATCGTCGATGTGGCCAGCGGCAAGGTCGTGCACGACGTGCCGGTGGGTGCCGGTGCGCTGAATGTCGCCTTCGATGACAAGAGCGGCCTGGCCTATGTCACCAACCGCGGTGCTGGCACCGTCACTGTTGTCGATCGCGCTGGCAAGGTGGTCGGTAACCTCGATGGCGGCACCTTCCCCAACCATGTGCGCGCCGATGGCAAGGGCAGCGTGTTCGCGGTGAACAAGTCGCGCGGCGCCGACGACGCCAAGGGCGACCGCATCACCCGCATCACCCCGCGCCAGCCGTAA
- a CDS encoding ABC transporter substrate-binding protein: MTIASRLRLCALPLAVSLAVSLALAACGGTSAPPAATDAAPAATEAQATAAELPAGWQRVAGTDLPALTGQVPVLPAKVRSDDGADAEVTDTSRIIAGGDDVIAVLEALGLGKQVFAAPTNTTTQAGQAAPHQFLFNRTTGVEGVVSLHGSLFLGNSLRRHTVLAGKLREVGESAVVIDDLQPAPDKVRKVAAAVGLADAGQTLATQVQRQLDEAAALGKGLAHAPRVIHVSATGGGGAPTVAGADSASAEMIALAGGVNIGSEAGVKNYSQLSNEGVIAAAPEVILVTEHDLQQFGGAEGLWKAYPTLKQTPAGAANRVWVMPDVQLKYTSVGTGAGALALAKALAALPPA; this comes from the coding sequence ATGACCATCGCTTCCCGCCTGCGCCTGTGTGCGCTTCCGTTGGCCGTTTCGTTGGCCGTTTCGTTGGCGCTCGCCGCCTGTGGCGGCACGTCCGCGCCGCCTGCAGCGACCGACGCTGCACCGGCCGCCACCGAAGCCCAGGCCACGGCCGCCGAGCTGCCTGCCGGCTGGCAGCGCGTGGCGGGTACTGACCTGCCGGCACTGACCGGCCAGGTGCCGGTGCTGCCGGCCAAGGTGCGCTCCGACGACGGGGCTGATGCCGAGGTGACGGACACCAGCCGCATCATCGCCGGCGGCGACGATGTGATTGCCGTGCTGGAAGCGCTCGGCCTGGGCAAGCAGGTGTTCGCTGCGCCGACCAACACCACCACGCAGGCCGGCCAGGCCGCGCCACACCAGTTCCTGTTCAACCGCACCACCGGCGTGGAGGGCGTGGTGAGCCTGCATGGCTCGCTGTTCCTGGGCAACAGCCTGCGTCGCCACACCGTGCTGGCCGGCAAGCTGCGCGAAGTGGGCGAGTCGGCCGTGGTCATCGATGACCTGCAGCCGGCGCCGGACAAAGTGCGCAAGGTGGCCGCGGCCGTCGGCCTGGCCGATGCCGGGCAGACCCTGGCCACCCAGGTGCAGCGCCAGCTGGATGAGGCGGCGGCGCTGGGCAAGGGCCTGGCGCACGCGCCGCGCGTGATCCACGTGTCGGCCACCGGCGGTGGCGGCGCACCGACCGTGGCGGGCGCAGACAGCGCCTCGGCCGAGATGATCGCCCTGGCGGGCGGCGTCAACATCGGCAGCGAGGCAGGCGTCAAGAACTACTCGCAGCTGAGCAACGAGGGCGTCATCGCCGCCGCGCCGGAGGTGATCCTGGTGACCGAGCATGATCTGCAGCAGTTTGGCGGCGCCGAAGGCCTGTGGAAGGCCTATCCGACCCTGAAGCAGACCCCGGCCGGCGCGGCCAACCGGGTCTGGGTGATGCCGGATGTGCAGTTGAAGTACACCAGCGTCGGCACCGGCGCCGGGGCGCTGGCCCTGGCCAAGGCCCTGGCGGCGCTTCCGCCGGCATGA
- a CDS encoding iron ABC transporter permease: MSPADRRRRRGRVMLLVALLALLGAVLASFAMGPLRLPPLDVLQALGVKLGLVDPQAVSRRDLAVVWQLRIPRALLGAMVGAALAMAGASLQGLFGNPLADPGIVGVSQGAALGAVAAIVLGAAGAAGWLVPVAAFAGGALAIGLTYALARPGKGSGNATLLLVGIAMAAFCSALIGFLTYIASESELQSLVFWQMGSLAQANWSDVAAVLPLFAIGVFALLRLATPLDMLALGERQAQHLGLDVAATRRRLVAFSALLVGAAVAFAGSISFVGLVVPHVARLLVGPGHRWLLPVSGVLGALLIVIADTAARTLDPPAEIPLGLFSAALGAPFFLWLVLQQRRKDTP; the protein is encoded by the coding sequence ATGAGTCCGGCTGATCGGCGCCGTCGTCGCGGGCGGGTGATGCTGCTGGTGGCACTGCTGGCCCTGTTGGGCGCGGTGCTGGCGTCGTTCGCGATGGGGCCGCTGCGCCTGCCGCCTCTGGATGTTCTGCAGGCCCTGGGGGTGAAGCTGGGCCTGGTCGATCCGCAGGCGGTCAGCCGCCGCGACCTCGCCGTGGTGTGGCAGCTGCGCATTCCGCGCGCCCTGCTGGGGGCCATGGTGGGGGCGGCGTTGGCGATGGCCGGTGCGAGCCTGCAGGGATTGTTCGGCAATCCGCTGGCCGACCCCGGCATCGTCGGCGTCAGCCAGGGCGCGGCGCTGGGCGCCGTGGCGGCGATCGTCCTGGGGGCGGCAGGCGCGGCGGGCTGGCTGGTGCCGGTGGCCGCTTTCGCCGGTGGTGCACTGGCCATCGGCCTGACGTATGCGTTGGCGCGGCCGGGGAAGGGCAGCGGCAATGCGACGTTGTTGCTGGTGGGCATTGCGATGGCCGCGTTCTGCTCGGCGCTGATCGGCTTCCTCACCTACATCGCCAGCGAGAGCGAGCTGCAATCGCTGGTGTTCTGGCAGATGGGCTCGCTGGCGCAGGCCAACTGGTCGGATGTGGCGGCGGTGTTGCCGCTGTTCGCCATTGGCGTCTTCGCGCTGCTGCGGCTGGCGACGCCACTGGACATGCTGGCGCTGGGTGAGCGCCAGGCCCAGCATCTGGGCCTGGATGTTGCGGCCACGCGGCGCAGGCTGGTGGCGTTCAGCGCGCTGCTGGTGGGTGCGGCGGTGGCGTTTGCCGGTTCGATCAGCTTCGTGGGCCTGGTGGTGCCGCACGTGGCACGCCTGCTGGTCGGCCCCGGCCATCGCTGGCTGCTGCCGGTGTCGGGCGTGTTGGGCGCCTTGCTGATCGTCATCGCCGATACCGCCGCGCGCACGCTGGATCCGCCGGCGGAGATTCCGCTGGGCCTGTTCTCGGCCGCGTTGGGCGCACCGTTCTTCCTGTGGCTGGTGCTGCAGCAGCGCCGCAAGGACACGCCATGA
- a CDS encoding heme ABC transporter ATP-binding protein: MSDFLQLRDVVVRRQQREILHGITLAFAPGTVTALVGPNGAGKSTLLAVAAGDLRPDVGEVQLHGAPLRSYKAGPLARERAVMPQEHGVRFAFSVEEVVAMGRLPHPPDPAADDARVEAAIDAAELQALRLREVQQLSGGESARTTFARVLAQDTPLLLLDEPTAALDLRHQERTLRSVRACAEAGACVIVVLHDLNLAAGYADRIVLLEQGRVAADGTPLQVLTEANLQRVYQQDVVVLEHPRRGVPLVVVT, encoded by the coding sequence ATGAGCGATTTCCTGCAGTTGCGCGATGTGGTCGTACGCCGCCAGCAGCGCGAGATCCTGCATGGCATCACCCTGGCGTTCGCGCCGGGTACGGTGACGGCGCTGGTCGGCCCCAATGGCGCCGGCAAATCGACCCTGCTTGCCGTTGCCGCGGGCGACCTGCGCCCGGACGTGGGCGAGGTGCAGCTGCATGGCGCACCGTTGCGCAGCTACAAGGCCGGTCCTTTGGCGCGCGAGCGTGCGGTGATGCCGCAGGAACACGGCGTGCGCTTCGCCTTCAGCGTTGAAGAAGTGGTGGCAATGGGGCGCCTGCCGCATCCACCGGACCCTGCAGCGGACGATGCGCGGGTGGAAGCGGCCATCGACGCCGCCGAGTTGCAGGCGTTGCGCCTGCGCGAGGTGCAGCAGTTGTCCGGTGGTGAATCGGCGCGCACCACGTTTGCGCGCGTGCTGGCGCAGGACACGCCGTTGCTGCTGCTGGATGAGCCGACGGCCGCGCTTGATCTGCGCCACCAGGAGCGCACGTTGCGCAGCGTGCGCGCATGCGCCGAAGCGGGCGCGTGCGTGATCGTCGTGCTGCACGACCTCAATCTGGCGGCTGGCTATGCCGATCGCATCGTGCTGCTGGAGCAGGGCAGGGTGGCGGCCGATGGCACGCCGCTGCAGGTGCTGACGGAAGCAAACCTGCAGCGCGTGTACCAGCAGGATGTGGTGGTGCTGGAGCATCCTCGGCGTGGGGTGCCATTGGTGGTGGTGACCTGA